From the genome of Argentina anserina chromosome 4, drPotAnse1.1, whole genome shotgun sequence, one region includes:
- the LOC126790998 gene encoding protein DETOXIFICATION 16-like translates to MDAQEQRGGLESPLIPDALQSRKELLNIDNPTEIYEEVNRQLLLAGPLVSSNFLLFGMQVISVMYVGHLGELSLAGASMATSFASVTGLSLIVGMCSALDTFCGQSYGAKQYRMLGIHMQRAMVVLLLVSIPLAIIWYNAGKILQFLGQDPEISSAAGDYARLMIPCIFAYAILQCHARFLQTQNNVNPMIISTGTATLLHLLICWVLVYKTSLGYKGAAVANAVTYWINALLLCVYVRISPSCKKTWTGFSKEAFHGLPTFLRLSIPSAVMLSLEIWSFEMLVLTSGFLPNPKLEASVLSISLNTCAMAYMIPLAFSGAASTRVSNHLGAGKPRLARQAAYVSLCLVLVEGSIGAAVMIFGRKIWGYCYSNEEQVVNYVSEMLIFVAISHFVDGPQSVFSGVIRGSGQQKIGAYVNLGAYYLIGIPTGLVFAFGLHIGGKGLWIGIVLALFVQAISLAIIVMCTDWEKEVKKASDRVHNAVSAGDLS, encoded by the exons ATGGATGCCCAGGAGCAAAGAGGCGGTCTTGAATCACCTTTGATTCCTGATGCTCTACAATCAAGAAAGGAGCTGTTGAATATAGATAATCCAACAGAAATCTATGAGGAAGTGAATAGGCAGCTGTTGTTAGCAGGACCACTTGTGTCATCAAACTTCCTCCTATTTGGTATGCAAGTTATTTCAGTCATGTATGTTGGCCATCTTGGAGAGCTTTCACTTGCAGGTGCTTCAATGGCTACTTCATTCGCTTCAGTCACCGGTTTGAGCTTGATA GTTGGAATGTGTAGCGCACTGGACACATTCTGTGGTCAATCCTATGGAGCAAAACAGTATCGAATGCTTGGTATACATATGCAGAGGGCAATGGTTGTTCTGTTGCTGGTGAGCATTCCGCTGGCAATTATATGGTATAATGCAGGAAAAATTCTTCAGTTCTTGGGTCAAGATCCAGAAATATCCTCTGCTGCGGGAGATTATGCTCGTTTGATGATACCTTGCATTTTCGCTTATGCGATCCTACAATGTCATGCTAGATTCTTGCAAACACAGAACAATGTGAATCCGATGATCATTAGCACTGGAACTGCAACACTGCTACACTTGCTTATCTGTTGGGTTCTGGTATACAAGACCAGCCTTGGGTATAAAGGCGCTGCTGTGGCAAATGCAGTCACCTATTGGATCAACGCATTGTTATTGTGTGTGTATGTAAGAATTTCTCCATCCTGCAAGAAGACATGGACTGGATTCTCAAAGGAGGCCTTTCATGGACTTCCCACTTTTCTAAGACTTTCAATTCCTTCAGCTGTCATGCTCAG CTTAGAGATATGGTCATTTGAAATGTTGGTTCTTACATCTGGTTTTCTTCCAAATCCAAAGCTTGAGGCCTCAGTCCTGTCAATCAG CCTTAACACATGTGCAATGGCATACATGATTCCCCTTGCATTCAGTGGTGCAGCAAG CACAAGAGTATCGAATCATTTGGGTGCTGGGAAACCGAGACTGGCACGTCAAGCTGCATATGTTTCACTATGCCTTGTTCTTGTTGAAGGCAGCATTGGTGCTGCTGTCATGATATTTGGTCGAAAAATATGGGGATATTGTTATAGCAATGAAGAACAAGTCGTGAATTATGTTAGTGAAATGTTAATTTTTGTTGCAATATCCCACTTCGTTGATGGACCTCAATCTGTTTTCTCAG GTGTCATCAGAGGAAGTGGGCAGCAGAAGATTGGAGCATATGTTAATCTGGGAGCTTATTATCTTATAGGCATTCCTACTGGTCTAGTATTTGCTTTTGGCCTCCACATTGGAGGAAAG GGTCTTTGGATAGGAATTGTCCTGGCGCTATTTGTACAAGCAATAAGTCTTGCAATCATAGTCATGTGCACAGACTGGGAGAAAGAA GTGAAGAAAGCTTCTGATAGGGTGCACAATGCAGTCAGTGCGGGTGATTTGTCGTAA